From the genome of Suricata suricatta isolate VVHF042 chromosome 3, meerkat_22Aug2017_6uvM2_HiC, whole genome shotgun sequence, one region includes:
- the CXCR4 gene encoding C-X-C chemokine receptor type 4 isoform X2, which produces MDGFRIYPSDNYTEDDMGSGDYDSMKEPCFREENAHFNRIFLPTVYSIIFLTGIVGNGLVILVMGYQKKLKSMTDKYRLHLSVADLLFVLTLPFWAVDAVANWYFGKFLCKAVHVIYTVNLYSSVLILAFISLDRYLAIVHATNSQRPRKLLAEKVVYVGVWIPALLLTIPDFIFANVREADGRYICDRFYPSDSWLVVFQFQHIMVGLILPGIVILSCYCIIISKLSHSKGYQKRKALKTTVILILAFFACWLPYYIGISIDSFILLEIIQQGCEFESTVHKWISITEALAFFHCCLNPILYAFLGAKFKTSAQHALTSVSRGSSLKILSKGKRGGHSSVSTESESSSFHSS; this is translated from the coding sequence ATATACCCTTCAGATAACTATACTGAAGATGACATGGGTTCAGGCGACTATGATTCCATGAAGGAACCCTGCTTCCGGGAGGAAAATGCCCACTTCAACCGTATCTTTTTGCCTACTGTGTACTCCATCATCTTCTTGACTGGCATAGTGGGCAATGGATTGGTCATCCTGGTCATGGGTTaccagaagaaactgaaaagcATGACAGACAAGTACAGATTGCACCTATCTGTGGCAGACCTCCTCTTTGTCCTGACGCTTCCCTTCTGGGCAGTTGATGCCGTGGCAAACTGGTACTTTGGAAAGTTCCTGTGCAAGGCAGTTCACGTCATCTATACAGTCAACCTCTACAGCAGTGTCCTCATCCTGGCCTTCATCAGTCTGGACCGGTACCTGGCTATTGTCCATGCCACCAACAGTCAGAGGCCAAGGAAGCTGTTGGCTGAAAAGGTGGTCTATGTTGGCGTCTGGATACCTGCCCTCCTGTTGACTATTCCTGATTTCATTTTTGCCAATGTCAGAGAGGCAGATGGGAGATATATCTGTGACCGCTTCTATCCCAGTGACTCATGGTTGGTGGTATTCCAGTTTCAGCACATCATGGTTGGCCTTATCCTGCCAGGTATTGTCATCCTGTCCTGCTATTGCATTATCATCTCCAAGCTGTCCCACTCCAAGGGCTACCAGAAGCGCAAGGCCCTCAAGACCACAGTTATCCTCATTCTGGCTTTCTTTGCCTGCTGGCTGCCCTACTACATAGGGATCAGCATTGATTCCTTCATCCTTCTGGAAATCATCCAGCAAGGATGTGAGTTTGAGAGCACTGTGCACAAGTGGATTTCCATCACCGAGGCTCTGGCCTTTTTCCACTGTTGCCTGAACCCCATCCTCTATGCCTTCCTTGGGGCCAAATTTAAAACCTCTGCCCAGCATGCACTCACCTCTGTGAGCAGAGGGTCTAGCCTCAAGATCCTTTCCAAAGGGAAGCGGGGTGGACATTCTTCAGTTTCCACCGAGTCCGAGTCTTCAAGTTTTCACTCCAGCTAA